In Alosa sapidissima isolate fAloSap1 chromosome 5, fAloSap1.pri, whole genome shotgun sequence, the genomic stretch AGGTTGTAAAAACAGGCTGGCTCcgctagtaaacatttttggACGAGAGAGCTGTTAGGCTTGGAAACAACATTGTGACGTCGGACTTAACAACCGAATAGGTTTCGCTATGTAATCAAGCTTCTTACCTATAAATGGCATCAGCATTTGAACGGTAGGTGTCCAAAACTGCATACTGCATTGTTTCAATAAATAGCTTCAGAAAAATAAGACCCTCAGAAACTCTTGATAGACTTGAATAGATAAGTTGGTAGACAAGTTGGAGCAATCACAATGGGTTTTGGTCTCTttttatcgctctctctctctctctcatacatggAGAATGGAGGACATGCACGGGAAAGCGTGAGCAATGTGGTGATGAGCAGGACAGACACGCAGTGACATGGACATGCATTGGAGATCAAAACCTTACTTAAAGCCAAACCATGTCTTCTGAAAGCTGTGGATCCAACAAAAGGAAAAAGGGCACATTTGAATCTCTGTATGCTTCtaacatttcagaatgtcaaaCAGGTAATATATATGGTGACTTTCCAGTTGTCATTTAGTGAATCGAACCTCaaagaagaaaataaataatgataataacaataaaagaataaatgaaaaataattcTTGACTCCAGAGTCGATACAGAGTCAGGGATGAAGACTGTACCTGGAATCATACGTGTCAGAGTTCCTGTCAAACTTGTAGGTGGGTTTGAACTGTAAAGGCCCCTCCTCAAACTCCTGCAGCAGAGGTTCCTTCTTCTTCATCACAGTCAGCTGCCATGGCAACAagcaagagagacagactgaggcAAAAGACATAAACATGGActacatactatggacatacaTATATGATATGATTATGAACACATTACTAgcttactattactactactactaccaccaaaGTCCTTCTAACTCCTGCTgcaaataataacaacaacaacaacaacatttataataataataatgataatgataaccatcatcatcatcatcttcataaTTACATTTTGTTGTAGTTGCTACTGTTATCAAAATAGTGTTCTGTGGTGATGTAATCCTGTGAGCTGGGTAGCTGGTGGTACCTGATCTTTCGTCCACAGCAGGTTGAACCGGCCGCCCTCGATGGATGAACGCAGGAAGTGCATCCCATGGTCAGCGATACGGAAGTTCAGATCACCAAACCAGAAGACCACTCTAAAGGATACAGATACAAGAGCCAtataagtgcgtgtgtgtgtgtgtgtgagagagagagtgtgtgtgtttgaatgattGAGTATATCTGGACAAATAGGTATTTAGATAAACATATGCCCAAAGGGAATGTGTAAGTATCTGTAATTGAGTGAGACAGTAACGGAAGGAACAGGAAAGACAGTGTAATACAAATTCAGAAAATTCTGACTGTAGAACTGAAGAACCCTTGAGGTTGTCTCACTTGTGGTCGAGGACATTCGGTGTGTTGTTGACGTCGAAGTCCTGAGTGTCTAGGATGTACTCAAACTCGTCGACCCGCTGCAGGGCGTAGTTCATGTGCGCAGCCAGGTGGCAGTTGAGGAAGCAGAGCATGTGTCCGTAGAAGGAGAAGCGGATGGACACTCCGCCCTTATTGCCCTACAGGGGCAATTATTACAAGGGATTGTTTAATTTAGTGTAATTTTTATCAGTCACATTTAATACCAAAAAATTGAGAAGTATTTCAACGAATGAGAGTTTTTTTCATTTCACAACTGCATATCTGCATATTTAggaaataaatacatgttttgcacacaaatacaaacaaaatccaaaaacacaaacaatctcACATCTTCTGCCTTACCCAGAACCCGTAGATGCCTGTGCGAGTGTAGGTGGTCTGGACATTCCTGATGTAGGGAACATGAGCTTGTTTGGCAAACAGGAGGATCAGAAGGCCTTGCATTCTTACTGATGTGACCTGCATAGATAATGGTTTATGGGGTTAatttacacacatgcagacaaatGACAAGAACAAAATCTGTGGGTATAAAAAATATAGTCGCCCTATCTACTTGTTCTCAAATACTGGTGATGATAATTAGAAGTTAAGACATTTGGCAAGACAAGTTTGTTCGAGCACTTTTTAGAAGTGTGGTATAGTTGCAGTAGATGGGAGTAGATATTGAGATAATATATTTTGCTGTGATTCCCACAGGGAAacagaacacagagagaaagggggagtaATAGTGGTAAAGTGTTGACCTACTTATGTGTATGAAATATCAAAGAATGATCCTGAAAATCAAAGAACGATCCTGACAGAAttacacgagtgtgtgtgtgtgtgtgtgtgtgtgtgtgtgtgtgtgtgtgtgtgttttcccaacACAAAGAGGGCAGTGTTTGTGACTCGTGCACCAGCAATGCTCTCTTGCGAGCTCACTACGGGACTTAATGAGGACCCTGCTCAAGTGTTCTATTGTTCCATTGAACCTACAacatcacgtgtgtgtgtgtgtgtgtgtgtgtgtgtgtgtgtgtgtgtgtgtgtgtgtgtgtgtgtgtgtgtgtgtgtgtgtgtgtgtgtgtgtgtgtgtttgtgtgtgtgcgcttgcctGAGACACATATTTTCACATACCAACACACTTTCATTCTTTGAGTGTGACTCCCTGGATTTAGGCCATGTGGTGCACATACCTTTACTtagcctgtgtgtctgtatgtgtgtgtgtgtgtgtgtgtgtgtgtgtgtaccttaacATAGCCTTTTGGTGCCAGTGTGTCCATGAGGAGGTGACTCCAGGAGTCCTCTACGATGAGGTCTGATATGTACCTGACTGGTGTAGCACTGACCTCCtgcagactacacacacacacacacacacacattaatccccACAACACCTACATTTACAGCATGTCTTTACTGTGCCCATTGCCCATACAGTGTCATCAGACTGCCAGCCCAAAGCATTTCTTACCCAATCACGTAGAGGTCAGTAGCAGTCTGCGAGTCCAGCCGCAGCAGAGAGGTGACATCACGAGGGGGTTCCGCTGTGGCAACGTTCCACGTGACCATGTGAAgcctgagggagaggagagaagaaaacgcAGGTTGCCACAGACTGGTAGCTAGGAGGAATGGAGCAACaggtaaataaacaaacaaacaaacaaacaaacggatAAATAAACAACGTGACTTTGTAATCATTTGAGACAATAATGCCTTGTGGCTAGCTTGATATCAAGCTTTACCAACCTCCATGGTAATACATGCCATACTTGGGCAAGCCTGATCACTATGAGCAGAACAGAAGAGACAGACTGCAGAAGAGACTATGGAATTGA encodes the following:
- the inpp5kb gene encoding inositol polyphosphate 5-phosphatase K isoform X3; protein product: MSVRQAGAKQSCRLHMVTWNVATAEPPRDVTSLLRLDSQTATDLYVIGLQEVSATPVRYISDLIVEDSWSHLLMDTLAPKGYVKVTSVRMQGLLILLFAKQAHVPYIRNVQTTYTRTGIYGFWGNKGGVSIRFSFYGHMLCFLNCHLAAHMNYALQRVDEFEYILDTQDFDVNNTPNVLDHKVVFWFGDLNFRIADHGMHFLRSSIEGGRFNLLWTKDQLTVMKKKEPLLQEFEEGPLQFKPTYKFDRNSDTYDSSFQKTWFGFNGKKRKPAWTDRILWRIRPKTDDDEGSSRTSLLVDDDEEYPLKVAQDVYTSNMEYGISDHKPVIGIFTLEMRKKFERPLVTVEAEGLWSADENVLVSYTIQEAFPASTYDWIGLYKTDFKSPHDYVAFTWAKDYEVPVNDLVKVCMKGDDLPLLSGHYILGYYSTNMQSIVGLSRTFQIQESKQAVLEGLVPENINGLDK